The following proteins are encoded in a genomic region of Nitratireductor sp. GISD-1A_MAKvit:
- the recA gene encoding recombinase RecA: MAQNSLRLVEDNSVDKTKALDAALSQIERSFGKGSIMRLGANDQVVEIETISTGSLGLDIALGVGGLPRGRIVEIYGPESSGKTTLALHTVAEAQKKGGICGFIDAEHALDPVYARKLGVDLENLLISQPDTGEQALEICDTLVRSGALDVIVVDSVAALTPRAEIEGEMGDTLPGMQARLMSQALRKLTASISRSKTMVIFINQIRMKIGVMFGSPETTTGGNALKFYSSVRLDIRRIGSVKDRDEVVGNQTRIKVVKNKMAPPFKQVEFDIMYGEGVSKTGELVDLGVKAGIVEKSGAWFSYNSQRLGQGRENAKQFLRDNPEAAQEIELALRQNAGLIAEKFLEDTGPGDQDGGDLDE; this comes from the coding sequence ATGGCTCAGAATTCATTGCGGCTTGTAGAGGATAATTCGGTGGACAAAACCAAGGCTCTGGATGCGGCGCTATCGCAGATCGAAAGATCCTTCGGCAAGGGATCGATCATGCGGCTTGGCGCCAATGATCAGGTGGTCGAGATCGAGACCATCTCCACCGGGTCGCTGGGCCTCGATATTGCACTCGGCGTGGGCGGACTGCCGCGCGGCCGCATTGTCGAGATTTATGGTCCAGAGAGCTCCGGCAAGACGACGCTGGCGCTCCACACCGTGGCCGAAGCGCAGAAGAAGGGTGGCATTTGCGGCTTCATCGACGCGGAGCATGCGCTTGATCCCGTCTATGCTCGCAAGCTGGGGGTCGATCTGGAAAATCTCCTGATCTCGCAGCCCGACACGGGCGAGCAGGCGCTCGAGATCTGCGACACGCTGGTGCGTTCGGGTGCGCTGGACGTGATTGTTGTCGATTCGGTGGCTGCGCTCACGCCGCGCGCCGAGATCGAGGGTGAGATGGGGGATACGCTGCCAGGCATGCAGGCCCGTCTGATGAGCCAGGCACTGCGCAAGCTCACCGCCTCCATCTCCCGCTCGAAGACCATGGTGATCTTCATCAATCAGATCCGCATGAAGATCGGCGTCATGTTTGGCTCGCCGGAGACGACGACGGGCGGCAACGCACTCAAATTCTACTCGTCGGTCCGCCTCGACATCCGCCGAATCGGTTCCGTCAAGGACCGTGACGAGGTGGTTGGAAACCAGACCCGCATCAAGGTGGTGAAAAACAAGATGGCCCCGCCCTTCAAGCAGGTGGAGTTCGACATCATGTATGGTGAAGGCGTTTCGAAGACGGGTGAACTGGTTGACCTTGGCGTTAAGGCCGGGATTGTGGAAAAGTCCGGCGCATGGTTCTCCTACAATTCCCAGCGTCTGGGACAGGGGCGCGAGAATGCCAAGCAGTTCCTGCGCGACAATCCCGAGGCGGCTCAGGAGATCGAACTGGCGCTGCGTCAGAATGCTGGCCTGATTGCCGAAAAATTCCTTGAGGATACAGGGCCGGGCGATCAGGACGGTGGCGATCTCGACGAATAG
- a CDS encoding PfkB family carbohydrate kinase, whose product MITADAVRLLAVGGAHPDRRGRLTAPHIPATSNPGDLHEEVGGGIFNAARIAHRRGVAVSLFSLRGGDPAGEAVAHAVAEAGFEDLSVTFLDRTTPSYTAILDHDGELITGLADMALYETAFAKQMRRSKTRAAVAAANAILCDANMPADAVAALAALRGSTPLYAIAVSPAKAGRLVPSFAEIAVLFMNASEARSLCNQSASAPPGQTVQALRARGLNAGVITQGSNALTVFDGSGHWSIVPPRIDPVVDVTGAGDALAGATIAALMRGRSLPEAAREGVAASGLVVASASAAPDFDANLFNAALARVPAPHSVS is encoded by the coding sequence ATGATCACCGCCGATGCTGTGCGTCTTCTTGCCGTTGGGGGCGCCCACCCCGACAGGCGCGGACGGCTGACGGCCCCGCATATTCCGGCCACCTCCAACCCCGGCGATCTGCACGAAGAGGTGGGCGGCGGCATCTTCAACGCGGCCCGAATAGCCCATCGGCGCGGCGTGGCCGTGTCGCTGTTCTCCCTGCGCGGAGGAGACCCCGCAGGAGAAGCGGTGGCGCACGCCGTGGCAGAGGCAGGGTTTGAGGATCTCTCAGTCACGTTTCTCGACCGGACGACTCCGAGCTACACCGCGATACTCGACCATGACGGGGAGCTTATCACGGGTCTTGCAGACATGGCGCTCTATGAGACGGCCTTTGCCAAACAGATGCGCCGATCAAAGACGCGCGCGGCGGTGGCCGCCGCAAATGCCATCCTTTGCGATGCCAACATGCCGGCCGATGCCGTGGCAGCGCTTGCCGCACTGCGCGGCAGCACACCACTTTACGCAATCGCCGTCTCTCCCGCAAAGGCCGGGCGGCTCGTGCCCAGTTTTGCAGAGATTGCGGTCCTGTTCATGAATGCGAGCGAGGCGCGAAGCCTTTGCAACCAGAGCGCCAGCGCCCCGCCCGGCCAGACTGTTCAGGCACTGCGCGCACGCGGCCTCAACGCCGGGGTCATCACCCAGGGCAGCAATGCCCTGACTGTTTTTGACGGCTCCGGCCACTGGAGCATCGTACCGCCCCGGATTGATCCGGTCGTGGATGTGACCGGTGCCGGAGACGCGCTCGCCGGGGCAACCATCGCAGCCCTCATGCGCGGTCGATCACTGCCTGAAGCGGCTCGAGAAGGCGTCGCGGCCTCCGGCCTCGTTGTTGCATCCGCCTCGGCAGCGCCGGATTTCGACGCTAACCTGTTCAACGCGGCGCTTGCGCGGGTGCCCGCACCGCATTCAGTTTCATAA
- a CDS encoding pseudouridine-5'-phosphate glycosidase, with protein sequence MRSNNIIDIHAPVAQALAEGRPVVALESTIITHGMPWPRNNEMASEVEALIGEEGAVPATIAVIDGRLKVGLSRQERERLAQAKDPMKLSRADLAFAIAESRSGGTTVAATMIAARMAGIAVFATGGIGGVHKGAETSFDISADLDELSRTPVIAVSAGPKAILDTEKTLEVLETRGVPVVAYGTDRMPAFWSRHSPYPAPLRLDTAEAIARFQATRTALGIDGGMLIANPVPADEEIDADTMAEHIARAQKEALDRGVSGKDVTPFLLARILELTDGASLVTNIALVKNNARLAARIATALTAQRT encoded by the coding sequence GTGCGTTCCAACAACATTATCGACATCCACGCGCCCGTTGCGCAGGCCCTTGCAGAAGGCAGGCCGGTGGTGGCGCTGGAGAGCACCATAATCACCCATGGCATGCCCTGGCCACGCAACAATGAAATGGCAAGCGAGGTGGAAGCGCTGATCGGTGAAGAAGGCGCAGTCCCCGCCACAATTGCGGTGATCGATGGACGATTGAAGGTCGGGCTTTCCCGGCAGGAGCGTGAAAGGCTTGCCCAGGCAAAGGATCCGATGAAGCTGTCGCGCGCCGATCTCGCCTTTGCGATTGCCGAGAGCCGGAGCGGCGGCACAACCGTGGCCGCGACAATGATCGCGGCGCGAATGGCCGGCATTGCCGTTTTCGCGACCGGTGGCATTGGCGGCGTTCACAAGGGCGCCGAGACGAGCTTCGACATTTCTGCCGATCTCGACGAACTGTCACGCACGCCGGTCATCGCGGTGTCGGCCGGACCAAAGGCCATACTGGACACCGAGAAGACACTCGAGGTGCTTGAAACGCGGGGCGTTCCCGTGGTTGCCTACGGCACCGACAGGATGCCTGCCTTCTGGTCGCGTCACTCCCCCTACCCGGCACCGCTCCGCCTCGACACGGCCGAAGCGATCGCCCGCTTCCAGGCCACCCGCACGGCACTCGGCATCGATGGCGGCATGCTGATTGCAAATCCGGTGCCTGCAGATGAAGAGATCGACGCCGACACAATGGCGGAACACATAGCCCGTGCACAAAAGGAGGCGCTGGACAGGGGCGTTTCGGGCAAGGATGTCACCCCATTCCTTCTTGCCCGCATACTCGAGCTGACCGACGGGGCGAGTCTGGTGACCAACATTGCCCTGGTTAAGAACAATGCGCGCCTAGCGGCCCGCATCGCGACAGCTCTGACTGCGCAAAGGACATGA
- a CDS encoding OmpA family protein — protein MLKKSIAVALVAGFSAGCVTSTDPYTGQQKISNTAGGAALGALAGAGVGLLAGGDDRRNALIGAGIGALAGGAVGSYMDQQEAQLRGQLQGTGVSVTRQGDYIILNMPSNITFATDSANIQPAFYSTLNSVALVLQKYNRTLVDVFGHTDSTGDANYNLELSQRRAGAVANYLIGQGASSQRFAIIGQGESQPIASNATPEGRAQNRRVEIKLSPLTGA, from the coding sequence ATGTTGAAGAAATCCATCGCTGTTGCGCTTGTGGCAGGGTTTTCTGCCGGCTGCGTAACCAGCACAGACCCCTATACCGGTCAGCAGAAAATCTCCAACACGGCCGGTGGGGCGGCGCTCGGTGCGCTGGCAGGTGCGGGCGTTGGTCTTCTCGCCGGCGGCGATGATCGTCGCAACGCGCTGATCGGTGCGGGTATCGGCGCACTGGCTGGCGGTGCGGTCGGTTCCTATATGGATCAGCAGGAAGCGCAGCTGCGCGGACAGTTGCAGGGCACGGGTGTGAGCGTCACGCGTCAGGGGGACTACATCATCCTCAACATGCCCTCCAACATCACCTTCGCCACCGATTCGGCCAACATCCAGCCGGCCTTCTATTCCACGCTCAATTCAGTCGCGCTGGTGCTGCAGAAATACAATCGCACGCTGGTCGACGTTTTTGGGCACACCGATTCGACAGGTGATGCGAACTACAATCTGGAACTGTCGCAGCGCCGCGCCGGTGCGGTGGCAAACTATCTGATCGGGCAGGGCGCGAGCAGCCAGCGGTTCGCGATCATCGGCCAGGGTGAGTCCCAGCCGATTGCATCGAACGCCACGCCTGAAGGCCGCGCCCAGAACCGCCGCGTGGAAATCAAGCTCTCGCCGCTCACGGGCGCCTGA
- a CDS encoding GGDEF domain-containing protein, which produces MLQMSGAPEKGATDIASTISSSMRRMGVVGLPRNYEIFYEVFTGSNRDLVRDFEALNGRPSQDALDKLALKYFAQSNRHAIVENAQEQIASRAEEILSLLGRERSSLEKFGVILDQTSNGLNSRGELSRDIMRKIVGIMAAATETTIAQGRQITQALEQKSTELEETRAKLERYKRLADTDPLTKIWNRRAFDRRMATVFDDERSVMFHALILADIDGFKAINDRYGHPVGDKILQGVARLLKTQCADNCFVARTGGEEFAIIVEGLSEEATMKLAETVRVAVEKAEFVVGSGARPCGPIHISLGVCMATDASDADELYAKTDQALYASKVEGRNRVTLFSRIPKGKFTKNWLLYRSD; this is translated from the coding sequence ATGTTGCAAATGTCAGGCGCTCCGGAAAAAGGAGCCACCGATATTGCCAGCACAATTTCAAGCTCCATGCGACGCATGGGTGTTGTTGGCCTGCCGCGGAACTACGAAATCTTCTATGAAGTGTTTACCGGATCCAATCGTGATCTGGTGCGCGATTTCGAAGCCTTGAATGGCAGGCCCAGTCAGGACGCGCTGGACAAACTGGCGTTGAAATATTTCGCGCAGAGCAACAGGCATGCCATTGTCGAAAACGCGCAGGAGCAGATTGCATCGCGCGCTGAGGAAATCCTCTCTCTGCTGGGGCGCGAACGCTCCTCGCTGGAAAAGTTCGGCGTCATTCTCGATCAGACCTCCAACGGCCTGAACAGCCGCGGCGAGCTCTCCCGGGACATTATGCGCAAGATCGTCGGCATCATGGCTGCCGCGACCGAGACCACGATCGCACAGGGACGGCAGATCACGCAGGCGCTGGAGCAGAAATCCACCGAACTTGAGGAAACGCGTGCCAAGCTTGAGCGTTACAAGCGGCTCGCCGATACAGACCCTTTAACGAAGATCTGGAACCGACGCGCATTCGACCGGCGCATGGCCACCGTTTTCGACGATGAGCGCTCCGTCATGTTCCACGCGCTCATTCTGGCCGACATCGATGGCTTCAAGGCCATCAACGACCGCTATGGCCACCCGGTGGGAGACAAGATCCTCCAGGGCGTCGCCAGGCTCCTGAAGACCCAGTGCGCCGACAATTGTTTTGTAGCAAGAACAGGCGGCGAAGAGTTCGCCATCATCGTCGAAGGCTTATCGGAGGAGGCCACGATGAAACTGGCCGAAACCGTGCGGGTGGCGGTCGAAAAGGCGGAGTTCGTTGTCGGTTCCGGCGCCCGCCCATGCGGGCCCATTCACATCTCTCTGGGCGTCTGCATGGCCACTGACGCCTCCGACGCTGACGAGCTATACGCGAAGACAGATCAGGCACTTTATGCCTCCAAGGTCGAAGGCCGCAACCGCGTCACCCTGTTCTCCCGGATTCCCAAGGGAAAGTTTACGAAAAACTGGTTGCTCTATCGCAGCGACTGA
- a CDS encoding aldo/keto reductase encodes MNVVKVNGASIPVLGMGTWTLRGETCSQLVSRALEVGYRHVDTAAAYENEKAVGEGIRASGVGREELFVTTKVWWTDIAAGDLERSAEASLKRLGTGYLDLLLIHWPNPNVKLSESIQALNRVKEGGLTRHIGVSNFPTTLLAEAVDLSEAPLVANQVEYHPFLNQNRVHEACRRAGMAMVSYCPLARGGDLFSQPAIAGPATAYGKTPAQIVLRWHVQQENVVAIPRTSNPDRLAENADIFDFSLTDGEMAAISALQNRMSRICDYDFSPVWDTA; translated from the coding sequence ATGAATGTGGTGAAGGTCAACGGCGCATCCATCCCTGTTCTCGGCATGGGGACATGGACATTGCGGGGGGAAACCTGCTCGCAGCTCGTCTCCCGTGCCCTTGAGGTCGGCTACCGACATGTCGATACGGCAGCGGCATATGAGAATGAAAAAGCCGTGGGTGAGGGGATCCGTGCCTCGGGTGTCGGGCGCGAGGAGCTGTTCGTAACGACCAAGGTCTGGTGGACGGACATCGCTGCCGGAGACCTGGAGCGCTCTGCGGAAGCAAGTCTGAAACGCCTCGGTACCGGTTATCTGGACCTTCTGCTCATCCACTGGCCGAACCCGAATGTGAAGCTCTCCGAGAGCATTCAGGCTCTCAACCGCGTGAAGGAGGGCGGCCTTACCCGTCACATCGGCGTATCGAATTTTCCAACCACGCTTCTGGCCGAGGCCGTGGACCTTTCAGAAGCCCCGCTTGTGGCCAATCAGGTCGAGTACCATCCGTTTTTGAACCAGAACCGGGTTCACGAGGCCTGCCGTCGCGCGGGCATGGCGATGGTGTCCTACTGTCCGCTGGCGCGCGGTGGCGATCTCTTCTCTCAGCCTGCGATTGCCGGTCCTGCCACTGCTTATGGCAAGACACCGGCCCAGATCGTGCTGCGATGGCACGTGCAGCAGGAAAACGTGGTTGCGATACCGCGCACCAGCAATCCCGACCGTCTGGCCGAAAATGCCGACATCTTCGATTTCTCGCTCACCGATGGTGAAATGGCAGCCATCTCTGCACTGCAAAACAGGATGAGCCGCATCTGTGATTACGACTTCTCGCCCGTCTGGGATACGGCCTGA
- a CDS encoding isoprenylcysteine carboxylmethyltransferase family protein: MNDHEHGPARFPWPPVIYLAAIAIAATLGVFHPLPWFGPPFADILFAIGWLLIVGFVFIDIQAMRTLYRAGTAILPTRSADALVTSGPFAISRNPIYLGNSMLLAGIALVSGNVWFIGLLIVAAFLTQKLAIEPEERHLEMRFGKKYRDYRKRVRRWF, encoded by the coding sequence ATGAACGACCATGAACACGGGCCAGCGCGGTTCCCCTGGCCACCGGTGATTTATCTTGCGGCCATAGCCATCGCTGCAACGCTTGGGGTCTTCCATCCCCTGCCCTGGTTCGGACCGCCCTTTGCGGACATTCTTTTCGCCATCGGCTGGCTGCTGATCGTCGGATTTGTGTTCATCGACATTCAGGCCATGCGCACGCTTTACCGGGCGGGCACGGCCATCCTTCCGACGCGAAGTGCCGATGCGCTGGTGACCAGCGGTCCTTTCGCCATAAGCCGCAACCCCATCTACCTGGGCAATTCCATGCTCCTGGCCGGCATCGCACTGGTATCGGGCAATGTCTGGTTTATCGGGCTTCTGATCGTGGCAGCCTTTCTCACGCAGAAGCTCGCGATCGAACCGGAAGAACGCCATCTCGAAATGCGGTTTGGCAAGAAATATCGCGACTACAGGAAGCGTGTTCGCCGGTGGTTCTGA
- a CDS encoding MerR family DNA-binding transcriptional regulator, with protein sequence MRDYYSITELTREFGISTRTLRFYEDEGLIKPVRRGRTRLYRPSDRHLVRQILRGRSIGFSISEIREIIEVYKAPPGEIGQLKLMLARISEKQQDLRQKRRDLEDTLEELSRAEEACVERLAELGVTT encoded by the coding sequence ATGCGCGATTACTACTCCATCACCGAGCTGACGCGTGAGTTCGGCATTTCCACACGGACGTTGCGTTTCTACGAGGATGAGGGGTTGATCAAACCGGTTCGCCGCGGGCGGACCCGGCTTTACCGGCCATCCGACCGGCATCTGGTACGCCAGATCCTGCGCGGTCGCAGTATCGGTTTTTCCATTTCCGAAATCCGCGAGATTATCGAGGTATACAAGGCTCCGCCGGGGGAAATCGGCCAACTGAAGCTGATGCTGGCGCGAATCTCGGAAAAGCAGCAGGATCTGCGCCAGAAACGCCGCGATCTGGAAGACACGCTCGAGGAACTGTCGCGTGCGGAAGAGGCCTGTGTTGAGCGGCTCGCAGAACTCGGTGTCACCACCTGA
- a CDS encoding MFS transporter: MRAPDNDSDTLIDGPYAWFRMTVSLLLGTFGTVGLWAFVVVLPPIQAEFGVDRAAASLPYTSTMIGFAIGNVLLGRFADRIGVALPVALAGAALGAGFIASSFTTALWQFVVLQGLIGLGGSACFGPLLADISHWFEKRRGIAVAAVACGNYLSGVLWPTVIKFALEHTNWRVTFLGIGIFCIASIVPLAMLMRVRPNVNQTDDDIAETHLRRPGGRKPIDLSPRALQALLILAGLACCVAMAMPQVHIVAYCMDLGFEISRGAEMLSLMLGAGIVSRLVSGLLADRIGGVPTLLIGSVLQCLSLFLYIPFNGLASLYMVSLIFGLSQGGIVPSYAIIVREYLPAREAGQRMGIVIMATIVGMAIGGWMSGWIYDLTGSYQAAFLNGIAWNIGNMAIALFILFRASRTATPLPA, translated from the coding sequence ATGCGCGCGCCCGACAACGACAGCGATACACTGATCGATGGTCCCTACGCCTGGTTTCGAATGACAGTCTCCCTGCTTCTGGGAACATTCGGAACGGTTGGTCTGTGGGCCTTCGTGGTGGTTCTCCCACCCATCCAGGCCGAGTTTGGGGTCGACCGTGCTGCCGCCTCGCTTCCCTATACAAGCACAATGATCGGGTTTGCGATCGGCAATGTTCTTCTGGGCCGGTTTGCCGACCGCATCGGCGTTGCGCTGCCGGTAGCACTGGCGGGCGCGGCACTTGGCGCGGGGTTCATCGCCTCCAGCTTTACCACCGCGCTCTGGCAGTTCGTTGTACTGCAGGGTCTGATCGGACTCGGCGGCTCAGCCTGTTTCGGCCCTCTTCTTGCAGACATTTCCCACTGGTTCGAGAAGCGCAGGGGCATCGCGGTCGCAGCGGTGGCCTGCGGAAACTATCTTTCCGGCGTCCTGTGGCCGACGGTCATAAAATTCGCGCTGGAACACACGAACTGGCGCGTGACATTCCTGGGCATCGGCATTTTCTGCATCGCGAGCATCGTGCCCCTGGCGATGCTGATGCGCGTACGGCCCAATGTGAACCAGACGGACGATGACATTGCCGAAACGCATTTGCGGCGCCCGGGGGGACGAAAGCCGATCGACCTTTCACCACGCGCACTGCAGGCACTTCTCATTCTTGCCGGGCTTGCCTGCTGCGTTGCCATGGCGATGCCACAGGTCCACATCGTGGCTTATTGCATGGATCTGGGTTTCGAGATTTCACGTGGCGCGGAAATGCTGTCACTCATGCTGGGAGCCGGCATTGTCAGCCGACTCGTCTCCGGTTTACTGGCAGATCGGATCGGGGGTGTCCCCACACTTCTGATCGGTTCGGTCCTGCAATGCCTTTCGCTTTTTTTGTACATCCCTTTCAACGGCCTCGCCTCGCTCTACATGGTCTCGCTGATTTTCGGACTGTCGCAAGGCGGGATCGTGCCAAGCTATGCCATCATCGTGCGTGAATATCTGCCGGCCCGCGAGGCCGGACAGCGCATGGGCATCGTTATCATGGCAACGATTGTCGGCATGGCCATCGGCGGCTGGATGTCTGGCTGGATCTATGACCTGACCGGCTCATATCAGGCGGCTTTCCTGAACGGCATCGCCTGGAACATCGGCAACATGGCGATTGCGCTTTTCATTCTGTTTCGCGCCAGCCGCACTGCAACGCCCCTGCCCGCCTGA
- the mgtE gene encoding magnesium transporter, whose protein sequence is MGIYDADGVISAPFLAHIGAAIADRDTITLRQDVGTLHQSEIGDLLEALLPEQRLALVVLMGDDFDYTALTEVDEAIRLEILENLPNQQVARAVEQLDSDDAVYILEDLDQQDQDEILAELPFTERVRLRRSLGYPEETAGRRMQTEFVAVPPFWTVGQTIDYMREEQNLPDSFSQIFVIDPTFRLVGAVDLDRILRTKRGVKIEEVMRETRHAIPATMDQEEAAQIFERYDLLSAAVVDENERLVGVLTIDDVVDVIQQEAEEDLLRLGGVGDEELSDRVWTAARSRVPWLMVNLITAFLAASVIGLFDATIEKIVALAILMPIVAGMGGNAGSQTMTVTVRALATRDIDIYNAGRIIRREMGVGLLNGVIFATLIGLVAATWFQDYNLGGVIAAAMVINMFVAALGGILIPLLLDRVGADPAVASAVFVTSVTDVVGFFAFLGLATWWFGL, encoded by the coding sequence ATGGGTATCTATGATGCGGATGGTGTGATTTCAGCGCCATTCCTTGCGCATATTGGCGCTGCCATCGCGGATCGTGACACCATCACGCTGCGACAGGATGTGGGCACGCTTCACCAGTCGGAGATCGGTGACCTCCTGGAAGCGCTTTTGCCCGAGCAACGGCTCGCTCTCGTCGTCCTCATGGGCGATGACTTCGATTACACTGCGCTTACCGAGGTGGACGAGGCGATCCGCCTCGAAATCCTTGAGAATCTCCCCAACCAGCAGGTTGCGCGGGCCGTTGAACAGCTCGATTCCGACGATGCGGTCTATATTCTTGAGGACCTCGACCAACAGGACCAGGACGAGATCCTGGCCGAACTTCCCTTCACCGAGCGCGTCCGGCTTCGTCGTTCGCTTGGCTATCCGGAAGAAACGGCCGGTCGCCGCATGCAGACCGAGTTCGTTGCGGTGCCACCATTCTGGACCGTGGGCCAGACGATCGACTACATGCGCGAGGAGCAGAACCTGCCTGACAGTTTCTCGCAGATATTTGTCATAGATCCCACGTTCCGCCTTGTCGGAGCGGTCGATCTCGACCGCATACTGCGCACCAAGCGCGGCGTGAAGATCGAAGAGGTGATGCGTGAGACGCGCCACGCCATCCCCGCCACGATGGATCAGGAAGAGGCTGCGCAGATCTTCGAACGATACGATCTCCTGTCGGCAGCGGTGGTGGACGAAAATGAGCGTCTCGTCGGTGTGCTGACAATCGATGACGTGGTTGACGTGATCCAGCAGGAAGCCGAGGAGGATCTCCTGCGTCTTGGTGGTGTTGGTGACGAGGAACTCTCCGACAGGGTCTGGACCGCCGCACGCTCTCGCGTGCCCTGGCTCATGGTCAATCTCATCACCGCCTTCCTTGCGGCATCGGTGATCGGGCTGTTTGACGCGACCATCGAGAAGATCGTGGCGCTTGCCATCCTTATGCCCATTGTCGCCGGCATGGGCGGCAATGCGGGGTCCCAGACCATGACGGTCACCGTGCGCGCTCTCGCCACCCGCGACATCGATATCTACAACGCGGGACGCATCATCCGCCGTGAAATGGGGGTGGGGCTGTTGAATGGCGTGATTTTCGCCACGCTGATCGGCCTTGTCGCCGCCACCTGGTTTCAGGACTACAATCTTGGCGGTGTCATCGCTGCGGCGATGGTCATCAACATGTTCGTCGCTGCACTCGGCGGCATCCTCATACCACTCCTGCTCGATCGCGTCGGTGCTGATCCGGCCGTAGCCTCCGCCGTGTTTGTGACCTCCGTGACGGATGTCGTGGGCTTCTTCGCCTTTCTCGGCCTGGCCACATGGTGGTTCGGGCTGTAG
- a CDS encoding TspO/MBR family protein: MPLFRILPFFMLLVLGGGLVIGYLTAPGAWYAALEKPAFNPPGWVFGPAWTFLYILIALAGARMWLRERHGTAMKLWWSQLALNFAWSPVFFSLHQIGLALVIIFGLAINIVALIAVTWRVDRPSALMFLPYAGWVLFASLLNGFILLLNQT; this comes from the coding sequence ATGCCACTCTTTCGCATTCTGCCGTTCTTTATGTTGCTGGTACTCGGCGGTGGCCTTGTCATCGGCTATCTCACGGCACCCGGCGCATGGTATGCGGCGCTCGAGAAGCCCGCTTTCAATCCACCCGGCTGGGTTTTCGGCCCGGCCTGGACATTTCTCTACATCCTCATTGCGCTGGCTGGCGCACGCATGTGGCTGCGCGAGAGGCACGGGACAGCCATGAAACTCTGGTGGTCGCAGCTTGCGCTCAATTTCGCCTGGTCGCCCGTATTCTTTTCACTGCACCAGATCGGGCTGGCGCTTGTCATCATTTTCGGGCTGGCGATCAACATCGTGGCGTTAATTGCCGTGACCTGGCGTGTGGACCGACCGTCGGCACTGATGTTTTTGCCTTATGCAGGCTGGGTGTTATTCGCGAGCCTTCTCAATGGCTTCATTCTGCTTCTCAATCAGACCTAG
- the proX gene encoding glycine betaine/L-proline ABC transporter substrate-binding protein ProX — MTGLKKSIPAIAALALLGSVAMPAMAQDGPGAGKTIKMAQATWDTGWFHSEIYKQMFEELGYTVDGPTTLDNPPFYQAVGYGDVDLWVNGWFPIHDTYRPAFEGSAELVGAVAAGGALQGYLVDKASAEKFGIKTLDDFKRDEVKEAFDRDGDGKADLVACPPGWGCEVAIEDHLTEYELKDHINEIKASYSASMADAVAAYESGEPILFYTWTPNWTVNELKLGEDVVWIQVPEEANDENAAAGIDACVADPCVMGFEANDIVPVANSKFLEENPAVTSLLKAASIPLEDIFAQNSAMNDGADKPEDIKKQASDWIAEHRDLVDGWLEEARKAAQ, encoded by the coding sequence ATGACTGGTCTTAAGAAAAGCATTCCCGCCATCGCAGCGCTCGCGCTGCTCGGCTCCGTTGCAATGCCGGCGATGGCTCAGGACGGTCCCGGTGCCGGCAAGACGATCAAAATGGCCCAGGCCACCTGGGACACGGGCTGGTTCCACTCCGAAATCTACAAGCAGATGTTTGAAGAGCTCGGCTACACGGTGGATGGTCCGACCACACTCGACAACCCGCCCTTCTACCAGGCTGTGGGATATGGCGACGTTGACCTTTGGGTGAACGGCTGGTTCCCGATCCATGACACCTATCGCCCCGCTTTCGAAGGCAGCGCGGAACTCGTCGGAGCGGTCGCTGCCGGTGGCGCACTTCAGGGCTATCTCGTCGACAAGGCATCGGCTGAAAAATTCGGCATCAAGACGCTCGACGATTTCAAGCGCGACGAAGTCAAGGAAGCTTTTGACCGTGACGGTGACGGGAAAGCCGATCTTGTTGCCTGCCCGCCCGGCTGGGGCTGTGAGGTGGCGATCGAAGATCACCTGACCGAATACGAGCTCAAGGATCACATCAACGAGATCAAGGCGAGTTATTCGGCATCGATGGCTGACGCCGTTGCAGCCTATGAGAGCGGTGAGCCGATCCTCTTCTACACCTGGACGCCGAACTGGACGGTCAACGAGCTGAAGCTTGGCGAAGACGTGGTCTGGATTCAGGTTCCCGAAGAAGCCAATGACGAGAACGCCGCTGCCGGTATCGACGCCTGTGTGGCCGATCCCTGTGTGATGGGCTTTGAGGCCAATGACATCGTGCCGGTCGCCAACTCCAAGTTCCTTGAAGAAAACCCGGCCGTGACCAGCCTTCTCAAGGCCGCGTCGATCCCGCTTGAGGACATCTTCGCGCAGAATTCTGCCATGAACGACGGTGCCGACAAGCCGGAAGACATCAAGAAGCAGGCCTCGGACTGGATCGCCGAACATCGCGACCTCGTCGATGGCTGGCTGGAAGAAGCCCGCAAGGCCGCTCAGTAA